A stretch of Salvelinus alpinus chromosome 4, SLU_Salpinus.1, whole genome shotgun sequence DNA encodes these proteins:
- the atxn1b gene encoding ataxin-1, with product MKSNQERSHGCLPPKKREILALEQRPVVVTAAAEILALEQRPMVVPAAAAASADTTLHTENLAWLANVASERCRSTETPSPRFHVSSSSSSSPSSSATSLSTIPLSSLSTVYPTGVGLSQQGGTIQYAQLAPNLQFISSGPYTGYISSQIIQSTATSVATSTGQQRHHLDGHCYTAALISQATKAGDQQNQLQIGLPSDLAVSVGGTTVSLPTSTHFPSTHQYIQLDSSSPLTVTSPTQGHLQPLQLHTHPGLGLLPHTLTLTPSQVLVQYADGLGVNKAEGGHTKVVQLNGELERSFGKQSCAGVKGTSYSNQNNQQVHHGYEARHILIPADYTTQDSTGLQTSLVLVANAHPHPHPHPTSGAEQDKVHVHPSLIHSEGGGICLGKPVSRTSSFTSLNSSEALKVSSAPHTVIQTTHHSDQHVHSLYSTTQAPIIGYIARAGNQHGVSYATLPQHLVIPDGQSLQSLLIPINGVGDVTTTTDLEAACSVTARTASTTASQLAPATTSFPRHTYLTASLSKCEVLGSDSHHLSPAVLQAQVLPIQHIQIPSNTTATVVASPSPALALAPTPVQASPSLSSSLSSSPALAPAPVQASPSLSSSLSSSPALAPAPVQASPSFSSSLSSSPALAPAPVQATPSPSSSPTTLPPFFMRGSIIQLADGELKRVEDLKTEDFIQSAEISSELKIDSSTVERIDTGQTPSAVIIQFAVGEHKAQVCVEVLLEYPFFVFGQGWSSCCPDRTTQLLELSCAKLCVGDVCVSLTLRSLRGGDGSVSGRNHSSQGHEVKLRHSHNTGDITQESNRQGNSQGNSQSNGQSIDQINSQINSQSNSQRDSQRDSQRDGQRDGQRDGQRDSQRDSQRDGQRDSQRDGQRDGQRDGQRDGQRDSQRDSQRDGQRDSQRDSQSNSQSNSQRDVQRDVQRDGQRDGQSNSQRDGQRDSQRDSQSMDKDFRNSLNAAGSNSVFLVQVAKTDRLNKEDRGVPRSVDQVTGSGLRPGSGSGPEVYGAGVEPRSTSDPQAVSGNGEMRDRENVEVIGRNNGEMREREQNSHMPPSPLKTEVSEADKEKPWGRKRRWSAPERDQTERADEEPPLTLPKPSFITQQVKLSIEGRSNVSR from the exons ATGAAATCCAACCAGGAGAGGAGCCATGGCTGTCTACCTCCAAAGAAGCGTGAGATCCTAGCCCTGGAGCAGAGGCCTGTGGTGGTAACAGCAGCAGCTGAGATCCTGGCTCTGGAGCAGAGGCCTATGGTGGTACCAGCAGCAGCTGCAGCCTCAGCAGACACTACCCTACACACAGAGAACCTGGCTTGGCTGGCCAATGTAGCCAGCGAACGCTGCAGATCCACAGAAACTCCCAGCCCCAGGTTTCAtgtctcctcgtcctcctcttcgtccccctcctcttctgctacctctctgtctacgatccccctgtcctctctctccactgtctaCCCCACTGGGGTGGGGCTCAGCCAACAGGGCGGGACAATCCAGTACGCCCAGCTGGCCCCTAACCTCCAGTTCATTAGCTCGGGGCCGTACACTGGCTACATCTCCTCTCAGATCATCCAGTCCACTGCCACCAGTGTAGCCACCTCCACAGGGCAACAGCGCCACCATCTGGACGGCCACTGCTACACCGCCGCCCTCATCTCCCAGGCCACCAAG GCTGGTGACCAGCAGAACCAGCTCCAGATAGGACTGCCGTCTGACCTGGCTGTGTCCGTTGGAGGGACTACCGTCTCCCTGCCGACCTCCACCCACTTCCCCAGTACCCACCAGTACATCCAGCTGGACAGCAGCAGCCCTCTGACCGTCACCTCCCCTACCCAGGGCCACCTCCAGCCTCTCCAGCTCCACACCCACCCTGGGCTGGGCCTCCTcccccacaccctcaccctcaccccctCCCAGGTGCTGGTCCAGTATGCGGATGGGTTAGGGGTCAACAAAGCTGAGGGCGGACACACCAAG gtggTGCAGCTAAATGGAGAGCTGGAGAGGAGTTTCGGTAAACAGAGCTGTGCTGGCGTCAAAGGAACCTCCTACTCTAACCAGAACAATCAGCAGGTTCACCATGGATATGAAGCTCGACACATCCTCATTCCCGCAGACTACACTACCCAGGATTCAACAGGACTACAAACCTCCTTGGTGCTGGTAGCAAACGCCCACCCccacccacaccctcaccctaCCAGTGGTGCTGAGCAGGACAAGGTCCATGTCCACCCATCACTAATACACAGTGAGGGAGGAGGCATCTGTCTAGGGAAACCTGTCTCCAGAACCTCCTCTTTCACCTCCCTCAACTCCTCTGAGGCTCTGAAGGTCTCTTCTGCCCCTCACACGGTTATCCAGACCACCCACCACTCTGACCAGCATGTACACAGCCTGTACTCCACCACCCAGGCACCAATCATCGGCTACATCGCCAGGGCAGGTAACCAGCATGGCGTCAGCTACGCCACCCTGCCGCAGCACCTGGTCATCCCGGACGGCCAGTCCCTCCAGTCTCTCCTGATACCCATTAACGGAGTCGGTGACGTTACCACCACTACGGACCTCGAGGCCGCCTGCTCGGTGACCGCCAGGACGGCCAGTACCACCGCCTCTCAGCTGGCTCCAGCGACCACATCGTTCCCCCGCCACACCTACCTCACCGCGTCCCTGTCCAAGTGTGAGGTGCTGGGGTCGGACAGCCACCACCTGTCCCCTGCTGTACTCCAGGCCCAAGTACTACCCATCCAACACATCCAAATCCCATCTAACACAACTGCTACTGTGGTGGCGTCCCCCTCCCCTGCCCTAGCCCTAGCTCCCACCCCTGTCcaggcctccccctctctctcctcttccctctcctcctctccagccctagcTCCAGCCCCTGTCcaggcctccccctctctctcctcttccctctcctcctctccagccctagcTCCCGCCCCTGTCCaggcctccccctctttctcctcttccctctcctcctctccagccctagcTCCAGCCCCTGTCCAGgccaccccctctccctcctcctctccaaccACGCTCCCTCCATTCTTCATGCGTGGCTCCATCATCCAGCTGGCGGATGGGGAGCTGAAGCGAGTGGAAGACCTGAAGACGGAGGACTTTATCCAGAGTGCTGAGATCAGCAGTGAGCTGAAGATTGACTCCAGCACTGTGGAACGCATCGACACAGGCCAGACACCCAGCGCTGTCATCATACAGTTCGCTGTCGGGGAACACAAAGCACAG GTGTGCGTGGAGGTGCTGTTGGAGTACCCGTTCTTTGTGTTCGGCCAGGGCTGGTCGTCCTGCTGCCCTGACCGGACCACTCAGCTGTTGGAGCTGAGCTGTGCCAAGCTGTGTGTTGGGGACGTGTGTGTCTCCCTGACCCTCAGGAGCCTGAGGGGTGGCGACGGCTCTGTGTCTGGGAGGAACCACAGCAGCCAGGGTCACGAGGTCAAGCTGAGGCACAGCCACAACACTGGGGACATCACACAGGAGTCTAACCGGCAAGGGAACAGTCAGGGGAATAGCCAGAGTAATGGTCAGAGTATTGATCAAATCAACAGTCAAATAAATAGTCAGAGcaacagtcagagagacagtcagagagacagtcagagagacggtcagagagacggtcagagagatggtcagagagacagtcagagagacagtcagagagacggtcagagagacagtcagagagacggtcagagagacggtcagagagacggtcagagagacggtcagagagacagtcagagagacagtcagagagacggtcagagagacagtcagagagacagtcagagcaACAGTCAGAGCAACAGTCAGAGAGACGTTCAGAGAGACGTtcagagagacggtcagagagacggtcagagCAACAgtcagagagacggtcagagagacagtcagagagacagtcagagtaTGGACAAGGACTTTAGGAACAGTTTGAATGCTGCAGGCAGCAACAGTGTCTTCCTGGTACAGGTGGCCAAAACAGACAGGTTGAATAAGGAGGACAGGGGCGTCCCCCGCTCTGTGGACCAGGTGACAGGATCTGGACTGAGACCCGGATCTGGATCTGGACCAGAGGTCTACGGAGCTGGAGTTGAACCCAGGAGCACCTCGGACCCCCAGGCTGTCTCAgggaatggagagatgagagacagagaaaatgtAGAGGTGATAGGAAGAAacaatggagagatgagagagagagaacagaatagCCACATGCCCCCTTCGCCCCTCAAGACAGAAGTGAGTGAGGCagacaaagaaaaaccctggggTCGTAAGAGGAGGTGGTCTGCTCCAGAGAGAGATCAGACAGAGAGGGCGGACGAGGAACCCCCTTTGACTCTGCCAAAACCCTCTTTTATAACTCAGCAGGTCAAACTCTCCATCGAGGGAAGGTCAAATGTTAGTCGTTGA
- the msmbl gene encoding beta-microseminoprotein-like: MKLHAKQHLEQLCDAVPSLTSSSILLLKRSLAVAVILCALLPLFHAGCWIKPAEPGMRQCLYDKDGTWHDIGSRWRTSDCMKCYCQANGDMSCCQAFSEPTSFPDGCMKEFDQKACQYNVFKKNDRSIPCPIYGGKGK; encoded by the exons ATGAAGTTACACGCAAAACAACACCTTGAACAGTTGTGCGATGCTGTCCCGTCCCTG ACCAGCTCCAGCATCTTGTTACTGAAG AGGTCCTTGGCTGTAGCTGTAATCCTGTGTGCACTGCTGCCACTTTTCCATGCTGGCTGCTGGATTAAACCAGCAGAACCAG GCATGAGGCAGTGTCTTTACGACAAGGATGGGACGTGGCATGATATCGGGTCCCGCTGGAGGACCAGTGATTGCATGAAGTGCTATTGTCAAGCCAACGGGGACATGTCATGCTGCCAGGC GTTTTCTGAGCCCACAAGTTTTCCTGATGGTTGCATGAAGGAGTTTGACCAAAAGGCATGTCAATACAACGTGTTCAAGAAGAATGATCGCTCCATTCCATGTCCTATCTACGGTGGTAAGGGGAAGTGA